In Pseudomonas asiatica, the following are encoded in one genomic region:
- a CDS encoding putative toxin-antitoxin system toxin component, PIN family, with protein MRVVLDTNILFSALISPHGAPDAIYRAWRAARFEVVTSRMQLDEIRRASRYPKLQAILQPAKVGAMINNLQRAVVLERLTIEVEADDPDDSFLLAMALAGDADYLVTGDRRAGLLQRGHIERTRIVTPAVFCAEVL; from the coding sequence ATGCGGGTCGTGTTGGATACCAACATCCTGTTCAGCGCACTGATCTCGCCGCATGGCGCGCCCGATGCGATCTACCGTGCCTGGCGGGCGGCGCGTTTCGAGGTAGTGACCTCGCGGATGCAGCTCGATGAAATCCGCCGAGCCAGCCGCTACCCCAAGCTCCAGGCCATCCTTCAGCCCGCCAAAGTGGGAGCCATGATCAATAACCTGCAACGGGCTGTGGTACTGGAGCGTCTGACCATCGAGGTCGAAGCCGATGATCCGGATGACTCGTTTCTGCTGGCCATGGCCCTGGCAGGCGATGCGGACTACCTGGTGACCGGTGATCGCCGCGCCGGCCTGCTGCAACGCGGGCACATCGAACGCACGCGGATTGTCACGCCCGCCGTGTTCTGCGCCGAGGTGCTGTGA
- a CDS encoding ribbon-helix-helix domain-containing protein, which produces MNTIRWNVAVSADTDQSLRMFLASQGGGRKGDLSRFIEEAVRAHILELTAEQAKAANAHLSEAELTEAVDEALDWARKR; this is translated from the coding sequence ATGAATACGATTCGCTGGAATGTCGCCGTCTCGGCCGACACCGACCAGTCGCTTCGGATGTTTCTGGCCAGCCAGGGCGGTGGCCGGAAAGGCGACCTGTCGCGCTTCATTGAAGAGGCGGTGCGGGCCCACATCCTGGAACTGACGGCCGAACAGGCCAAGGCCGCTAATGCCCATCTGAGCGAGGCAGAGCTGACCGAAGCGGTTGACGAAGCGCTCGACTGGGCACGTAAGCGCTGA